In Desulfovibrio sp., a single window of DNA contains:
- the fliS gene encoding flagellar export chaperone FliS: MQKAAQAYLQTQVTTNTQGDLLIMLFDGALKFIGRAKERMAAKDYAEKGILISKALDILSELQGSLNSAKGGEVAENLRKLYLLCSTKLLAANMNMDQNMLDEVARILTGVRDAFSQINTPEFVPASPGPTQAARATGTLLPPSGLAAPSAGAPAHKAFAAYSQAQATKEAS, from the coding sequence ATGCAAAAGGCAGCACAAGCATACTTGCAGACCCAGGTAACCACCAACACTCAGGGAGACCTGCTCATCATGCTTTTCGACGGCGCGCTCAAGTTCATCGGGCGGGCCAAAGAGCGGATGGCCGCCAAAGACTATGCGGAAAAAGGGATACTTATATCCAAAGCCCTCGATATTCTGTCAGAATTGCAGGGAAGCTTGAACTCGGCAAAGGGCGGTGAGGTCGCTGAGAATCTGCGCAAGCTCTACCTCCTGTGCTCCACCAAACTGCTGGCGGCCAACATGAACATGGACCAGAACATGTTGGACGAAGTCGCCCGCATCTTAACCGGTGTCCGAGACGCGTTCTCCCAGATTAACACGCCTGAATTCGTTCCGGCTTCGCCAGGACCAACGCAGGCCGCCCGGGCGACCGGAACTCTCCTCCCCCCCTCAGGGCTCGCGGCTCCTTCCGCGGGGGCCCCTGCCCACAAGGCCTTTGCGGCCTACTCCCAAGCCCAGGCCACAAAGGAAGCAAGCTAG
- the fliD gene encoding flagellar filament capping protein FliD — MSIGDVTTGTTTSGQINFQGLGSGTDFGTLIDKLVQVEQTRVKTYQTWKQSWLDKNVAFKDLNSKMLSLRTTLQGIDTIGEFLKKGATSSNTTTLTATAGGEAETGTVTYSVQQLAKNKMMVTSSGYATLTQNINSLGTAANFVYSYKGVTVSNSVPATASLADLASIINTNSANNGVRATTIFDGSNYYLQLRGLDTGSNASLTISGSTTLPGFGSSNFLTTQNNQDAKLKINGWPLSNAYISRASNTVTDVLAGITLNLKSSGAGTITVETDINAVVENVRTFVNQVNVVRKQIQDLTKYDPNSKEGSILTGNYGLQMIDTIMKNITAAPGIGFDSNIDTYVSLAPLGLTTDATEGSATLGQILLDETKLRAALASNAYAVGKIFSAQYIGDTNSANITYSSYISGITKAGTYPVSYTVAGGKITSATINGHAAIFSSNSAFITGASGKDEAGLVIRVNNLTDGTYTHNVNLRLGKSGELVDELATLTNADNGTLNILQKNYVTIADNIQKKIDDENVRIARMAARLKDQYSRLDTLLGKYSQLQSQLTSQITQITKD, encoded by the coding sequence ATGTCGATCGGAGATGTCACTACCGGCACTACAACTTCCGGCCAAATAAACTTCCAGGGTCTTGGAAGCGGAACGGACTTTGGCACGCTCATCGACAAGCTGGTCCAGGTCGAGCAGACCCGCGTCAAGACCTACCAGACCTGGAAGCAGTCCTGGCTCGACAAAAACGTAGCCTTCAAGGACCTGAATTCCAAGATGCTCTCCCTGCGGACCACACTGCAGGGAATAGACACCATCGGCGAATTCCTCAAGAAAGGCGCGACTTCCTCCAACACAACGACTCTTACCGCCACCGCGGGCGGTGAAGCCGAGACCGGAACGGTCACCTATTCGGTTCAGCAATTGGCTAAGAACAAGATGATGGTCACCAGCTCAGGGTACGCGACGCTCACCCAGAACATCAATTCATTAGGAACAGCGGCGAACTTCGTCTACTCTTATAAGGGCGTCACGGTATCCAATTCGGTTCCGGCCACCGCTTCCCTTGCGGATCTGGCCAGTATCATCAATACGAACTCAGCCAACAACGGTGTACGAGCGACCACGATATTCGATGGAAGCAACTATTATCTTCAACTTCGCGGTCTGGACACTGGATCCAATGCCAGCTTGACCATTTCCGGGAGCACCACGCTCCCTGGTTTCGGCAGCTCGAATTTCCTTACCACGCAGAACAACCAGGACGCCAAACTCAAGATAAACGGTTGGCCGCTTTCTAACGCCTATATCTCAAGGGCGTCTAACACGGTCACGGATGTGCTCGCGGGCATCACGCTCAATCTCAAATCCTCCGGGGCCGGAACGATAACCGTGGAAACGGATATCAACGCCGTGGTGGAAAACGTGCGCACCTTCGTCAACCAGGTCAACGTCGTACGCAAGCAGATCCAGGATCTCACCAAGTACGACCCCAACTCCAAGGAAGGGTCGATACTGACGGGCAACTATGGCCTGCAGATGATCGACACCATCATGAAGAATATTACAGCCGCGCCTGGCATAGGTTTTGACAGCAACATCGATACCTATGTTTCGCTAGCTCCGCTTGGATTGACCACGGACGCGACGGAAGGATCAGCCACCCTGGGACAAATACTCCTGGACGAAACGAAGTTGCGAGCCGCTCTTGCATCCAACGCATATGCCGTTGGCAAGATTTTTTCCGCCCAGTACATAGGCGACACAAATAGCGCAAACATAACCTACTCCTCGTATATCAGCGGAATAACCAAGGCCGGAACCTATCCCGTCAGCTATACGGTTGCGGGTGGCAAAATCACCTCCGCAACCATCAACGGGCACGCAGCGATCTTTAGCTCCAATTCGGCCTTCATTACGGGTGCTTCAGGAAAAGACGAGGCAGGTTTGGTGATAAGGGTCAACAATCTCACCGACGGAACATATACTCACAACGTCAATTTGCGTTTGGGAAAAAGCGGCGAACTGGTTGATGAACTCGCCACGCTGACAAATGCTGACAATGGGACGCTTAACATCCTACAGAAAAACTATGTCACGATTGCCGATAACATACAGAAGAAGATCGACGACGAGAACGTACGCATTGCCAGAATGGCGGCACGCCTCAAGGACCAGTACTCCCGGCTGGACACTCTCTTAGGGAAGTACAGTCAGTTGCAGTCTCAGCTGACATCGCAAATTACACAGATTACAAAAGATTAG
- a CDS encoding flagellin, with translation MSLVINHNLMAMNASRNLSQSYSSLGVSTRRLSSGLRVGTAADDAAGLAVRELMRADIASLNQGVRNANDAISMIQTADGALGVIDEKLIRMKELATQAATGTYTSDQRLIIDSEYQAMASEITRIASATDFNGIYLLNGNLSSSTHDGAGLAAVGKLKVHFGAGNLSAEDYYYVQINTSTASALGVGIGAAGSNGRTISTQDLAQRALDQINKAIVSKDKIRANLGALQNRLSNTVQNLQIQAENTQAAESQISDVDVATEMTEFVRQQILSQSAVAMLSQANSLPKMAMQLLG, from the coding sequence ATGTCTCTCGTTATCAACCACAACTTGATGGCAATGAATGCGTCTCGCAACCTTTCGCAGTCGTATTCAAGCCTTGGCGTGTCTACCCGTCGCCTGTCTTCTGGTCTGCGTGTGGGAACCGCGGCTGACGACGCAGCGGGTCTGGCGGTCCGCGAGCTTATGCGCGCTGACATTGCTTCTCTTAACCAGGGTGTGCGCAACGCCAACGACGCCATCTCCATGATCCAGACCGCGGACGGAGCCTTGGGCGTTATCGACGAAAAGCTCATCCGCATGAAGGAACTGGCCACCCAGGCGGCCACGGGTACCTACACCTCGGACCAGCGCCTGATCATCGACTCCGAGTATCAGGCCATGGCTTCGGAAATCACCCGTATCGCCAGCGCCACGGACTTCAACGGCATTTATCTGCTCAACGGTAACCTCTCCAGCTCTACCCACGATGGCGCCGGGCTGGCTGCCGTTGGCAAGCTGAAGGTGCACTTCGGCGCCGGCAACCTCTCGGCTGAGGACTACTACTACGTCCAGATTAACACCTCCACCGCCTCCGCCCTTGGCGTCGGCATTGGCGCGGCCGGTTCCAACGGAAGGACCATCTCCACACAGGATCTGGCCCAGCGTGCCCTGGATCAGATCAACAAGGCCATCGTGTCCAAGGACAAGATCCGCGCGAACCTTGGCGCCCTGCAGAACAGGCTGTCCAACACCGTGCAGAACCTGCAGATTCAGGCCGAGAACACCCAGGCCGCCGAATCGCAGATCTCCGACGTGGACGTGGCGACCGAAATGACCGAATTCGTCCGCCAGCAGATCCTGTCGCAGTCCGCGGTGGCCATGCTGTCGCAGGCCAACAGCCTGCCCAAGATGGCCATGCAGCTCCTCGGCTAG
- a CDS encoding flagellin, with protein MALIINHNLMAQNAARNLSGSYSSLAVSTRRLSSGLRVGTSADDAAGLAVRELMRADIASLNQGVRNANDAISMIQTADGALGVIDEKLIRMKELATQAATGTYTSDQRLIIDSEYQAMASEITRIAKATDFNGIYLLNGNLSSGTHDGAGLQASGKLKVHFGAGNLSAEDYYYVQINNATASALGIGMGAASSNGLSISTQDLAQRALDQINKAIVSKDKIRANLGAMQNRLSNTVQNLEIQAENTQAAESQISDVDVATEMTEFVRQQILSQSAVAMLSQANSLPKMALQLLG; from the coding sequence ATGGCTCTTATCATTAACCACAACTTGATGGCTCAGAACGCGGCCCGGAACCTTTCCGGATCGTACAGCAGCCTGGCGGTGTCCACTCGCCGCCTGTCTTCCGGTCTCCGGGTCGGCACCTCTGCCGACGACGCAGCCGGTTTGGCCGTCCGCGAGCTCATGCGCGCAGACATCGCTTCTCTCAACCAGGGCGTACGCAACGCCAACGACGCCATCTCCATGATCCAGACCGCGGACGGAGCTCTGGGCGTTATCGACGAAAAGCTCATTCGTATGAAGGAGCTTGCCACACAGGCGGCCACGGGCACATACACTTCGGACCAGCGCCTGATCATCGACTCCGAATACCAGGCCATGGCATCGGAAATTACCCGTATTGCCAAGGCGACCGACTTCAACGGTATCTATCTGTTGAACGGAAACCTTTCGAGCGGAACCCACGACGGAGCCGGCCTGCAGGCTTCAGGCAAGCTGAAGGTGCATTTCGGCGCTGGCAACCTTTCCGCCGAGGACTACTATTACGTCCAGATTAACAATGCCACCGCCTCAGCTCTCGGCATCGGCATGGGCGCCGCTTCCAGCAACGGCCTGTCCATCTCCACCCAGGATTTGGCTCAGCGGGCATTGGATCAGATCAACAAGGCCATCGTGTCCAAGGACAAAATCCGCGCGAACCTTGGCGCCATGCAGAACCGCTTGTCCAACACCGTGCAGAACCTGGAGATTCAGGCCGAGAACACCCAGGCTGCCGAATCGCAGATCTCCGACGTGGACGTGGCTACTGAAATGACCGAATTCGTGCGGCAGCAAATTCTGTCGCAGTCCGCGGTGGCCATGCTTTCCCAGGCCAACAGCCTGCCTAAGATGGCGTTGCAGCTTCTCGGGTAA